The Saprospiraceae bacterium genomic interval AATACAGGTTTCATGAAGATCTTTTCCGCAGTTTGAATTATCAGAAAGTCAACAATCCTGCAATGCGCACTCAGGCATCGGATTATCAAATATCCATAGTCTCCTACCCTTCAGACATTATTGCTTTAGAACGAATTTCTAAAAATTATTACTGTGTAGGTGTCTTTAATTTTACAGATACCATTTCATCATTTAAACTTCAAAAGAGCTATTCGGGATCATACGACTTGTTTAATAAAATACCGGTCAACTATATGGCAGATACAGAATATAAATTAGGCCCCTATCAGGCTGTCATGTTTAGCAATGTTCCCTGATCATGGAAATCATCTGGATTGGCCCATCTAAACCTGAAGCTGTAAAAATGCTTGTCGATCAATATGCATTGCGCATTCAGAAATTTACAGACCTGAGCTTAGTTCAACTCAAAACTGTAAAAGGTATCGAGGAAGGCGGCAGGCTAATTGCGGAGGAAGAGAAAATTCTGAGAAAACAACTCGATTCTAAAAAGACATATCGCATTCTTTTGGATGAAAATGGAAAGAATTTTTCGAGTCGGCAATTTGCAACTTGGCTTGATCACAAGCGGTCTCATGTCAGACTGGACTTATCTTTTATCATTGGTGGCGCTTTCGGATTTTCAGAAAATTTTAAAAAAGATGCGGATGAACTGATCTCCTTATCACCGTTGACATTTTCGCACCAACTGGTCAGAATTATCCTTCTTGAACAATTGTATCGGGCCTATACCATTTTAGCAAACCAATCTTATCACAATGATTGACGGGAATACCTTAATGACTTTATCGCTCATACTTGCGAATGTCGCCTTGTATTTTATAACCAGTGCCAATCCAAAAATCATGGATGCATGCAAACATTATCCGTATCTGGAAAAGCAGGATAAAAGCTACTATCGCTGGCTATTGTCTGGATTTATGCATGCCAATCTGATGCACCTGTTTCTGAATTTGTTTGTATTGTATCAGTTTGGAGGAACAGTAGAGGCCATATTTAAGGGAAGGTTTGGATTTCTAACGGGAGGCGTATTTTTCCTTTTAACCTATTTTATGATTTTAATATTGTCGGGTATCCCGACTTATATTAAACATCAAAACAACAGAAGGTATGCAAGCGTTGGGGCTTCTGGTGTGATTTCAGGAATTTTATTTATCTATATTCTTTATTTTCCGACCAACCTCCTTTTTATTCTGGGTCTGGTGCCGATTCCTGCATTTCTCTTCGGAATATTGTACCTGTATTTTTCTAAATGGGCTTCGGGCCGCTATGACGACATGATCGACCACGATGCTCATTATTACGGTGCACTCGCTGGATTGCTTGCCGGGATTACATTAAAATTTATATTTTAATCATTAGGCTTCATCCATAAATGGATATTGAAAATCGGTTGGAGGTGCAAAATTTTCCTTTACAGCGCGCGGTGATACCCAACGCAAAAGATTAAGCGCTGATCCTGCTTTATCATTGGTGCCGGAAGCCCTGGCTCCACCAAAAGGTTGTTGTCCGACTACAGCACCCGTAGGCTTGTCGTTGATGTAAAAATTTCCTGCAGCGTTTTTCAATTTATGTGCGGCAAGCTCAATGGCGTTTCGATCTTGAGCAAGAATGGCACCAGTCAAGGCATACGGGGAAGTTTGATCGACCAATTCCAGGGTTTGTTCAAATTCACTAACCGGATAAACATAAATACTTAAAACAGGGCCGAATATTTCTTCGCACATCGTAAGGCTATGTGGATTTTTTGTGAGTATAACCGTAGGTTCGATAAAATACCCTACTTCGCTATTGCAGGTTCCTCCGCTTATAATTTCTACTTGAGGATCGGATTTAGCCTGATCTATGTAGTTTTTAATTTTTGTAAATGATTTTTCATCGATAACTGCGTTGATAAAATTGGTAAAATCTTCCGGACTTCCCATTTTCATTTTCCCCAGGTCTTGGAGTAAATAATTTTTAACCTCAGGCCATAAACTTTCAGGAATGTAGGCCCTGCTTGCGGCGCTGCATTTTTGGCCCTGAAATTCAAAAGCTCCCCTTGATAACGCCACAGCAACTACTTTTGGTAAAGCAGAGGCATGAACCATCACAAAGTCTTTCCCACCGGTTTCACCAACCAATCGGGGAAAAGACCTGTATAGGTCTAAATTCGAAGCCACTTTCTGCCAAATCGATTTAAACACTCCTGTTGAACCCGTAAAATGTAGTCCGGCGAAAAGTTCGTGTCCGAGGATAACTTTCCCTGCAGTAGGACCGTCGACAAAAACAAGATTGATTACGCCCTTTGGCAATCCAGCTTCTTCCAGGATTTTCATAATCAGAGATGCAGAATAAATTTGTGTTTCTGCAGGTTTCCATACCACAACATTGCCCATCAATGCAGGAGCACAAGGAAGATTTCCGGCAATCGAAGTAAAATTAAATGGCGTTAAAGCAAATATGAATCCTTCGAGCGGGCGATACTCCATTTGGTTCCAAACAAGGGGGGAAGAATCCGGTTGCTGGCTATAAATTTCAGTGAGAAACTTTACGTTATATCTTAAAAAATCACAGAATTCGCATACGGCATCAATTTCGGACTGGTAAATATTTTTGGACTGGCCCAGCATCGTCATCGCATTGGTCAATGCCCGGTATTTACCGGCAATCAGATCAGCCGCCTTTAAAAAAATTGCAGCTCTCGTTTCCCACGCCATATTTTCCCATTCCGGCTTTGCCTTTAATGCTGCACTGATGGCATCTTGAACATGTGACTCGTTTCCCCGATGGTAAAAGGCCAGTCGATGATTTTTTTCATGCGGCGCAAAAATATCTTTCGTAAGATCGCTTTTAATCTGCTTGCCACCGATGACCATACAAATCTCTTTAACCTCCTGCTTCAATTCCTTCAAGGCTGATTTTAGAGATTGTTTTTCAGTCGAACCGGGGGCATAATTCAAAACAGGTTCGTTTTTGGCGATTGGGATTTTTACAAGTTGATTATTCATAATGGTACTATTCGTAGAGCTGATTTATAATTTCTAAAGGAACCAATGCACTGACATCTGCTTTAGCGGTGATAAGTTCCCGAACAATGGTACTACTGATATGACTGAGTTCTGGTCTTGAAATCAGAAAAACTGTTTCGAGCTTATTTTGCAGTGTATGGTTGATCTGGCTGATGGTTTTTTCATAATCAAAATCAGTAGCATTTCGGATACCTCGCAAAATGTAGCCAGCACCGATTTCATTGCAGAA includes:
- the coaD gene encoding pantetheine-phosphate adenylyltransferase, coding for MKRIAVFPGSFDPITRGHTDVVMRAVHLFDHIYIAVGINSQKKVLFSAEKRILWLEEIFKDYPTVSVRQFEGLTANFCNEIGAGYILRGIRNATDFDYEKTISQINHTLQNKLETVFLISRPELSHISSTIVRELITAKADVSALVPLEIINQLYE
- the pruA gene encoding L-glutamate gamma-semialdehyde dehydrogenase; this translates as MNNQLVKIPIAKNEPVLNYAPGSTEKQSLKSALKELKQEVKEICMVIGGKQIKSDLTKDIFAPHEKNHRLAFYHRGNESHVQDAISAALKAKPEWENMAWETRAAIFLKAADLIAGKYRALTNAMTMLGQSKNIYQSEIDAVCEFCDFLRYNVKFLTEIYSQQPDSSPLVWNQMEYRPLEGFIFALTPFNFTSIAGNLPCAPALMGNVVVWKPAETQIYSASLIMKILEEAGLPKGVINLVFVDGPTAGKVILGHELFAGLHFTGSTGVFKSIWQKVASNLDLYRSFPRLVGETGGKDFVMVHASALPKVVAVALSRGAFEFQGQKCSAASRAYIPESLWPEVKNYLLQDLGKMKMGSPEDFTNFINAVIDEKSFTKIKNYIDQAKSDPQVEIISGGTCNSEVGYFIEPTVILTKNPHSLTMCEEIFGPVLSIYVYPVSEFEQTLELVDQTSPYALTGAILAQDRNAIELAAHKLKNAAGNFYINDKPTGAVVGQQPFGGARASGTNDKAGSALNLLRWVSPRAVKENFAPPTDFQYPFMDEA
- a CDS encoding rhomboid family intramembrane serine protease — encoded protein: MIDGNTLMTLSLILANVALYFITSANPKIMDACKHYPYLEKQDKSYYRWLLSGFMHANLMHLFLNLFVLYQFGGTVEAIFKGRFGFLTGGVFFLLTYFMILILSGIPTYIKHQNNRRYASVGASGVISGILFIYILYFPTNLLFILGLVPIPAFLFGILYLYFSKWASGRYDDMIDHDAHYYGALAGLLAGITLKFIF
- a CDS encoding 23S rRNA (pseudouridine(1915)-N(3))-methyltransferase RlmH, whose product is MEIIWIGPSKPEAVKMLVDQYALRIQKFTDLSLVQLKTVKGIEEGGRLIAEEEKILRKQLDSKKTYRILLDENGKNFSSRQFATWLDHKRSHVRLDLSFIIGGAFGFSENFKKDADELISLSPLTFSHQLVRIILLEQLYRAYTILANQSYHND